The following DNA comes from Hordeum vulgare subsp. vulgare chromosome 3H, MorexV3_pseudomolecules_assembly, whole genome shotgun sequence.
ATTATCCTTTGCTATCTCTTGCACTTCAACCTGTCTGGTATTGTAGTATATAGGCACCTCAACTTTGAAATCCTTCCTCAACATGGTCCGCACTCTCAGTGCATCATCATCACTCTCAATGCAAAGACAACTAGGCATCCCTACCATAACCATGCTTCCGCACATTACTGGTGGTGATCCAAGAAATGTCCCCCATGCTTCGGCAAGCATCCTCCCCATCTCGACCACCTTCTCATGGTTCCGGCTGCGTATCCCCTCAATCCCACCTTCAAACCGGTTCACAAAGTCAATAGCTTCAGGAACGACTATCTGGGCACTGTAATCCCGTGTCCCAATCCATCCACTCTCCATAGGTAGCCCATTGCCATATTCATGTGACACGACAGGGTGGTGGAGCTGAGAAGCTATTGGGCCACCCTTGCGGGTGTGTAAGAAAGCCACGGCTGGGGGGCAAAAGAACCACTTGTGGAGGTTGCTAGTATAGAAATCCGCCCCAATGTCTCGCACATCGACAGGGACTTGCCCAACAGAGTGTGCAGCATCAACAAAAACTTTGTCGACGCCCTCTTGGCGGCAAATGGCAACTAGCTCCTTGACTGGAATGAGAACACTGGGCATGGAGGTGATGTGGTCAATGACAGCAAGCCGGACCTTACGACCACCGGCCTTGGCAACAGCGAGCGCAGCATGGAACTCGGCAATAATGGCGTGAGGGGAGGTGACGGGGAACGGGAGGGGTACCTCGACGACAGTGGCGCCCGCGCGAGCAACGTAGGCCTGGATAGATTTCTTGACTGCTCCATAGGCGTAATGGAGCATGAGCACAGCGTCGCCCCGAGCGAAGTGCCCCTCGGCAAAGCTCCAGGCGGCATGCTGCAGCACGATTGCAGCAGCGGTGGTAGCGTTGTCTACGAGGGAAATCTCGGACACGTCCCCAGCGTTGACAAGGGCCGCGACGGCTGCGCGGGAACGGCGGAGCCCCGGCTGAAGGCCGTCGAAGTAGAAGGCGTCGGGCTGAGCGAGGAAGAGGCGCTGCCAGCGGGCCTGCGCTTCGAGCACGGAGGCCGGGCAGCAGCCGAAGCTGCCGTTGTTGACGCGGGCAACTGCGGGGTCGTGGTGCGCGAACTCGTCGCGGATCTGGGCGGCCGAGATGAACGCTGCGCGAGGGCGCTTCGCGCGCGGCGGCGATGGGCCGTTTCCGTTGCCGTGACCGTTCTTGGAGACCTCATCAGACGGGATCGACGCCATCGACGCCGCCGACGCCGCCGACGCGCTAGGGTTCGGATAGACAGAGGGTACGTGGTGTTGGAGTGGCACTGGTCTGGGTGTGCAACGGTGGATTTGGATTCAGGACTGCACAATAATCTCTCGCTCTCTCCCTATctatacctatatatatatacctatactagcaaaagggtccgtgcgttgcaacaggagaaaaaaaaccacacgcttttaatttttttataatcattttgatttattaaaataatgatgaaacgcgggttgaataacaaaaattacaggatttttttataaaaataacgtggtgggttttccgacggaagcaatagcctctttattattaggtatacatAATACTAATACTATACTAATGCTATACTATACTATACTAATCTCCCCTatatatctcccctaataataataaagcgcgcaccgcttctgccgtacgtcatGGCGTTTTTGCAAAAACGTCCTCCTGATTTTCCGAAATCAACCCACGATCCttcgaaaaaaattgtttcgtttGCCCCTGTCCTCCACCACCGGCAGCTTATCCGTTCGGATTGTCCACCACCGGCAGCTGGCGAACTCGGAGCCAGGCGTTCGTGTCGCGGCGGCCATGGGCGAGGTGAGGGACGACGGTGCTGGTCGTAGGGCCTCCACCACCGACAGCTTATCCGTTCGGGTTCTCCACCACCGGTAGCTGGCAAACTCGGAGTCTCGGAGCCAGGCGTTCGCGTCGCGGCGGCCATGGGCGAGGTGAGGGACGACGTCGCTAGTCGTAGGGGAGGACGAGGGCGCGTCGCGGCGGGTGTGAGCGAGGCGAAGGACAACAATGCCGGTTCCAGGGGAGGACGGGGGCGCCGGCGTGTCGCGACGGCCGTTCGCTGCGGCCCACATGGGCACCGGCCACCCAAGCTATTCCTCGGCGACGGCACCGTGGAGGTGCTCGAGATCTCCATCCCCACCGACACGGTGCGCGTCAACAGCAGTAGCATTGCGCTGTCACCGGCAATAGGGGCACAAGGCAAGAAGGCCAACGGCGTAGCAAAGTACCACACATGGAGTGGGTTCAGAAGGGGCGGCCAGTTCTTCGTCTCGCCGGAGAAGAACAAGTTCGTGGTGTTGTCTTGCAGCAACGTCCAGGTCCTCCTCGTGGAGGACAACATCACCATCAACGCCTGTGCCACTTACTGCCCACCAGCCCAGGAAAGGGCCAACCTTTTCAGTTCCCCCTGAACAAGGAGTGCTCCGACATTGGCTGCTGCAGTGCTGCCATCCCCAAAGGCTACACTTCCTATAGCATCCAGGTCCAGGCCCCCGGCAATGTTTCTGAATTTGACGCAGAATCTTCAGTGTACATCGCCGAGGAGGGTTCTTATAATGTCACACACCTGAATCTTCAGTGTACATCGCCTGCGTCTGGGTGCCGCAGCGGCAGCAGCTCCTGTCAGAACTACACAAGCTTTGCTTACAAAGGGTACCGTTGTAGCTGTTGTGCAGGCTACGAAGGCAACCCTTATGTTGTGGATGGAAATAAAAGAAGGAAGGAGATATTTACAAGAGAAAAGAATAAGGAAAAAGAGGCCATATGTGTGGGAGAGAGATTTacaagagaaaagaagaaggg
Coding sequences within:
- the LOC123443573 gene encoding putative L-cysteine desulfhydrase 1; this encodes MASIPSDEVSKNGHGNGNGPSPPRAKRPRAAFISAAQIRDEFAHHDPAVARVNNGSFGCCPASVLEAQARWQRLFLAQPDAFYFDGLQPGLRRSRAAVAALVNAGDVSEISLVDNATTAAAIVLQHAAWSFAEGHFARGDAVLMLHYAYGAVKKSIQAYVARAGATVVEQETLA